In Deltaproteobacteria bacterium, the DNA window GCGAAAAGAGAGCAGTATGGCCGGCCGTCAAACCGGATATCAGTGTTATTATACCGATGTATAATGCTGCCGAAACGATACGGGATTGTCTGGAGTCGATCTTGTCCAGTCAAGGTGTACGTTACGAGGTGATCGTCGTGAACGATGCTTCGACCGATCATTCTTTGGCCATTGCCCTAGAGTTCCCCTGCACAGTCATCTCGTTAGCATCCAATATTATGGCCGCCAACTGCCGCAACCTTGGGGCACGTCACGCCCAAAGCGATATCCTGATGTTTTTCGATGCAGACCAGCTGATGCAAGCGGATACTTTGCACTGTTTTGTCAATGTGCTGCATGCAAACCCCGAGATGGATGCCGTGGTCGGTTCATTCGCGGCCCATACACCGAGGTCAGGTTTCTTTTCCAAGTTTAAGAATCTCCGCCATCACCATGTGCATCAGACAGCGAACCCAGAGGGCCGGACGCTGGCGAGCGGGTTGATGGCCATTCGCAAGAGCACTTTTGATCTCTATGGCGGGTTCGAACCTGCTTATCAAGCCGCGAGCATTGAGGATATAGCCTTGGGCTACAAGCTACGCCGGAACAATCATCGGATCCTCTTTCGCGGTGATATTCAGGTGGTACACTTGAAGAGCTACACGTTCATTGACTTGTTAGTGTCCGATATTTTCCATCGAGCGATCCCATGGATAGAAGTGATGATCCGTGATCGCATCTGGAACAATAATCTCAATACGAAGATCGGAAATATTGCCTGCGTGGTGGTGTCCTGGCTGATGCCCCCGCTGGTGGTTATTTCTGGTATCCAGAGTAGCGGCATTGTAGTCGCGGCGTGCATTATCCTGATCTGGACACTGAATCGTGGCTTGCTTCGTGCGGCGTTCACCTCCTGCGGGTTCGTGTTCCTCATTCAGTCATTACTTTTTATTCCATTTATGTATTGTTATCAGGGCCTTGGAGCGATGGCCGGTTTGGCTTGCTATGCTTTCGGCCACTCGATCATTGGCAAGCGGCCAGTTGCTGAGACGAGGTATGAGATTTTTCAGGGTGGATAGCGACAGACCCAGCGAAGGAAAACTGGGGCAGACGCGCATGCAGCTCGCATCCTGCCAGGAGACAATGGGGTCTTGAAAGCGAGAGAGGTGCTAAAGAATGCTGGCGAGTGGTCCGGCCACTGTAAGGGCCATGGGGACTTAGCGCGATTGCTAGAAAGAGCCAGTAGGGTCGGCCTGCAGGCTCAGGCTTGGGAAGGCGTACTGCGAGGCGTGAAGACACATGATTGAGAACCGACGCGGCGTACGGAGACACGCGCGGCCTCAAGGCTGCGCGGGGAGACCGGGCGCCGCTGGTAGCAAGATGCACAACTAACCGAAGGGAGGATGGAACGATGGGGTTGATGTTGAAGGCGATCATCGCAGTGGTGGGGTTGCTGGCGGCGTCGGCGGTGGGCGCGGAGGACGCGCGCAAGGTGCCGCGCAGTTTTAGTCGCTTCGAGTTCGACACCGAGGTGGCACGGGGCTTGTGGGCCGAGGTCGCCACCGGCTTCAGCACGACGGAGGAGTCGGGCGTGTCCGTTGACGCGACCACGGTCGCTCCGCGCTTGGTCTACGGCTACGACCGCTTCGAAGGCGGCGTCTTCATCCTGTACCACTCGATCAGGGGCGACATCAGTGGCAGCAGCGGCGGCGGACCCGGGCCGATCGTGTCGCAGTCGTTCGACGCCGACGGCATCGGCGACTTGCGGCTCTACGGCAAGGCCGTGCCGTTGCGTAGTGAGTGGGCCGATGCCGGCTTGGGGTTGGAGGTTTCGCTCCCCACCGGCGACGACAGCGACGGGCTCGGTGCCGGTGAAGTCGGCTTGCTGCCCTACGGCAGCGCCACTGCGCATCTCGGCCCGGTCGATCTCGGCGCCCATTTCGGGTATCGCACCTTTCCCGGCAGCGACACGAGTTACTGGAGCAGCTCCAACGCCTTCGACTCGTGGGTTTACGGCGGCGGCCTCTTCGCGCCCATCACCGACATCATCGGCGTGCGCGCCGAGCTACTCGGAGAGAGCTTCGACACCAACGACTCACAAAGCGTTGTGCTCTTCGAGCCCGGAGTGGACATACGGCTAGCGGCCGGTGCAGTGGACATCCTCCTCCGCCCCACCGCCGCCGCCGGCTTCACCGACGAGTCCCCCGACTGGGGCATCGGCGGCTCGGTGGCCCTGGCCTGGGATCCAATGCGCTGAGCTGTCGCCGACGAACGCCGCCAGCCAACTCGCCATCTTCGCCCCCATGGTGATCGCTCAATGCCCCGAAAATGGCGGCAACGCGCTAGAAACACTGAGGCCGGGTGGACGCTCGTTACCAGCAAGTGATCTCTGGCACGGGTGCACGCGACCGTACAGCAGGGGCGTTCGGTGTTGTAGACCTCTTCCAGGTCGGTCTCGTCTGCCACAGACTCGATCCGCTCTTTGAGCGGAAGGATTTCATCGT includes these proteins:
- a CDS encoding glycosyltransferase family 2 protein, with amino-acid sequence MKTLTTMSEKRAVWPAVKPDISVIIPMYNAAETIRDCLESILSSQGVRYEVIVVNDASTDHSLAIALEFPCTVISLASNIMAANCRNLGARHAQSDILMFFDADQLMQADTLHCFVNVLHANPEMDAVVGSFAAHTPRSGFFSKFKNLRHHHVHQTANPEGRTLASGLMAIRKSTFDLYGGFEPAYQAASIEDIALGYKLRRNNHRILFRGDIQVVHLKSYTFIDLLVSDIFHRAIPWIEVMIRDRIWNNNLNTKIGNIACVVVSWLMPPLVVISGIQSSGIVVAACIILIWTLNRGLLRAAFTSCGFVFLIQSLLFIPFMYCYQGLGAMAGLACYAFGHSIIGKRPVAETRYEIFQGG